In a single window of the Candidatus Rokuibacteriota bacterium genome:
- a CDS encoding tripartite tricarboxylate transporter permease, which translates to MTEILPNLAVGFANALAPLNLAMIVLGLAIGIVAGALPGITMLNSIVLVLPFTYVMGIVPALLLMIGVYCGGVFGGSITGILFNIPGDPMNVPTTWEGHRLSRKGQTRYALGLAIMSSAFGGLASALVLAFLAPPFARFALGFSTVEFFSVVLFGLASVAVLGQSSMPAALVSLFAGVFLGTIGTEAQYGVERFTFGVPFLKTGVDFVTVLIGLFAIGEVLEQVVSRQPEAAPENPSARAVPRLPLLDLWPLRGPLLRGTAVGITVGGLAGAGATVSSFVSYGFEKQLSREPELFGTGHAGGLVASESSVNGSTGGAMIHLLTLGIPGSAATAVMMGAFLIHGIQPGPLLFTRQPEQVYTIIAGMILANLVMIALGYLAAMSFALLMRVPAPILNTFIVVFCFLGGYALRNDLADVWLTMLFGVLGFFMRRYDLPIPPFVMGIILGPMAEQYFLTSMVSHQNDLTVFLTRPVSAVLLFLAVSLVTWPSLRRLRARLRAPARP; encoded by the coding sequence ATGACCGAGATCCTCCCGAACCTCGCCGTGGGCTTCGCCAACGCGCTCGCGCCGCTCAACCTGGCCATGATCGTGCTCGGGCTCGCCATCGGCATCGTGGCGGGGGCGCTGCCCGGCATCACCATGCTCAACTCCATCGTGCTGGTGCTGCCCTTCACCTACGTCATGGGGATCGTGCCGGCGCTGCTCCTCATGATCGGCGTCTACTGCGGCGGCGTCTTCGGGGGCTCCATCACCGGCATCCTCTTCAACATCCCCGGCGACCCCATGAACGTGCCCACCACCTGGGAGGGCCATCGCCTGAGCCGCAAGGGGCAGACGCGCTATGCGCTGGGGCTGGCCATCATGAGCAGCGCCTTCGGCGGGCTGGCGAGCGCGCTCGTCCTCGCCTTCCTCGCCCCGCCCTTCGCCCGGTTCGCGCTGGGCTTCTCCACCGTCGAGTTCTTCTCGGTGGTCCTCTTCGGCCTGGCGAGCGTGGCCGTGCTCGGCCAGTCCTCCATGCCCGCGGCCCTGGTCTCCCTCTTCGCCGGCGTCTTCCTCGGGACCATCGGCACGGAGGCCCAGTACGGCGTCGAGCGCTTCACCTTCGGCGTGCCGTTCCTCAAGACCGGCGTGGACTTCGTCACGGTCCTGATCGGGCTGTTCGCCATCGGGGAGGTCCTCGAGCAGGTCGTGAGCCGCCAGCCTGAGGCTGCGCCCGAGAACCCGTCGGCGCGCGCCGTCCCGCGACTGCCGCTGCTGGACCTCTGGCCCCTCCGCGGGCCGCTGCTCCGGGGCACGGCGGTGGGCATCACCGTGGGCGGGCTCGCGGGAGCCGGCGCCACCGTCTCGTCCTTCGTCTCCTACGGCTTCGAGAAGCAGCTGTCCCGCGAGCCCGAGCTGTTCGGCACGGGGCACGCGGGGGGGCTGGTGGCCTCCGAGAGCAGCGTGAACGGCTCCACGGGAGGCGCCATGATCCACCTGCTCACGCTGGGCATCCCGGGGAGCGCCGCCACCGCCGTCATGATGGGCGCCTTCCTCATCCACGGGATCCAGCCGGGCCCGCTGCTCTTCACGAGGCAGCCCGAGCAGGTGTACACCATCATCGCCGGGATGATCCTGGCCAACCTCGTGATGATCGCGCTCGGCTACCTGGCGGCCATGTCCTTCGCCCTGCTCATGCGGGTGCCGGCGCCGATCCTCAACACCTTCATCGTGGTCTTCTGCTTCCTGGGCGGCTACGCGCTCCGCAACGATCTCGCGGACGTGTGGCTCACCATGCTCTTCGGAGTGCTCGGCTTCTTCATGCGCCGTTACGACCTGCCCATCCCCCCCTTCGTGATGGGCATCATCCTGGGGCCCATGGCGGAGCAGTACTTCCTCACCAGCATGGTCTCGCACCAGAACGACCTCACGGTGTTCCTCACACGCCCGGTGAGCGCCGTGCTGCTGTTCCTCGCGGTCTCGCTGGTGACCTGGCCGTCCCTCCGCCGCCTGCGGGCCCGCCTGCGGGCGCCGGCCCGTCCTTGA